In Lactuca sativa cultivar Salinas chromosome 5, Lsat_Salinas_v11, whole genome shotgun sequence, the DNA window TGATTGTCAAATTAGGATATGTGAGGATCGGTTGGGATTGGGTAGATGGTCTTAGGATaggttatatatttatacatgatATATGTCTTGTAGGAAtgatattttattattaaaatgttatgggcttgaaaaccctatatatctcaccaggtttcccaaacctgacccactcattttattgCATCACAGGTAGTGGAACAAAAGTCGTAATTGTCTAGTTAGGATGCTGAGTGGAATAAAGGATAAGCTTGCATTATTTATTTCATGACCTTTTTAGTTACGTTGTAACATATGTTCGGATATAAacaaatgacatcccaaatgttttaataaaataaCTTTTGTTATTTCAAAAATGTTTATTTAACAGGGAACTTCCGCATTTCAGTacttaaaagtgtaaaaaaaaaagttttaaattggttcGAAAAATGGAGGATGTCATGGGTACCAACTTGTTTGATTACCAATAAATTTGGTTGGTAAATGTTAGTAATGATATATACCAACATGTATTCGAGTTTGATAAATGAGTGTTCATGTTTTTGAGCATTTTGAAATGTGAATAATAGTTTTGTGAATGAGAGTTTTGTAATAGTTGGGATTGAAAACTCGatctaaaatgattttattaatttctACCATGAGTTTAAAAGTTAAAGTAGTAGAGAAAATGGAACATACCACCATaagtttaaactttaaattttacTAATATGATAAAATATCAAAGCTCTTAAAATCTTAAACACCAAATACTGTAACATGATTATAGTTGAATTGTTGGTAGGTACTACCGTGGTATTGAAGATTTTATACAAATATTGTAACATGATTATTCAATTGGTATGGTACcaccaaccaaacatgttggcTACCAATATTTTTGGTTTTGTTGGTAACATGTTATTGATTTTTCGTGGTATATATTTGTCTGCCCTAGTTAGATTATATGTATTGCTTTTATCACTAAGAAAGAAGTTGCTATATATTATTggtaaataaatttaaatatgtTACTGTTTAGGTATGATACATAGTTAAAAATAAACATCAATAAATTTATGGTCTATCAATATGGTGAGATGTCTATCTTCCATTAGGTTAAGGGTTCAAGTTCGTCAGAGACATAAGTCAATAATAAGtggaattttaaaaaaaatactaaactGTACCATATTGTGCTCAACGTCAACCTATCTCAAAACCTATGTAGGATGTCGATAGCAAAACACTAGTAATATTTTGGATGTATTTGAACCACGCACTAACGTCCTGTTTGGAATTTCTGTTCTCAACTGCTCAACCAATAGACTCTCGTTACAAGGCAACAAGTGGAATTTAAGAGTAGATCAAAATGTGTGTATTGCTGTTCTAAAACATAGTTAAAAATAACCATTAAATTTTACTAATGATAAGAAACATTAAATGCATTGttactaaaaataaaatattttaaatatgttgttaGTAATTTGTATTTTAATTACACACTTTATATAAATACATTTGTATATTTGCATCTTTATTTGAATTGATCGTTGTACCACCGACAGAAATGAAGCTTTAAAATTTTGAAACCGAAGGAGAAGCTTCCCTCCATCACAAGTATTAATATCAACAAGAAACAAACAATAAAGGAAAGATAAAATCAGTCCAATTTAATAGTACGAAAGCAACTTCTAACAATCTTCCTCTCGGCATTAAATAATACATGCTTTCATCCAAGACAAAATCTATAATTTAATAATCCAACTATTTCTGATAATTGCATCCACAGATTCAACGTATGAAATTGATCCGTAGTTTCTGaagatattttaattaataggacTTCGAATAATGGCTCTTAAAAATACAGTTCAAGTATGTAAGATATAGATCTAAAATTTTAAACTTTGGGGATCCAAGATATCAGATATGGGTTAATATTTTTAGACAAGTCGAAGCCGAAGGAAAAACTTTGTAGGTCGTATACAGTTTAGATAATTGTAGAAGAGAGTTGAAGACATGTAtatgtttttaattaaaaatcataagcaaaaacatatttaataattaacaaacaaagtaatatttatatgttattaatttatataaaacATGTGACAAAGTGTTTAGGCTATCCGTTATACTCATCATTAACCATTATAATAGTGTGTGTCAACTCATCACCATATTCAACCACTAAAAGGCTTATCcctcttattttttattattaaataaaaaaaaatattttttaattaattaaaatgcaaagagagagagagagaaagagatatagcgagaaatagaaagaaaaacaaattgATTGGGTGTGGTGGTTTGTATTCTCCACCACAATTGACCACGAAAATGCTTTACCATTACCTACTTCAAATACATGGGATGATGTTCGCATTTGTGGTTAATAACCACATAGACCACAAACCATTTCGTGACAAGCATACCAGATGGTCTTACAATATGCAAAAGCATTACAAAAATActaacctttagcggcgacaaaaaTCGTCGCAATTGATCATCTCTGTCGTCGCTAATAGTAttagcgacgacatgtcgtcgttAATGCGTCGCCGCAATTGGCTCGTAGCTAATAGCCCCATGTCGTCTCTAATAATTCTCGTCCCTAATACACCACTGTCGTTTCAAATAGTGTCGTCCCTATTAATATTCCGGCCACCGGTAGGATTTTTCCGGCAATACTCGCCAGAGGTTCACGTCGTCACAATTGACAGTAGTCGTCTCTAAAGAAGAATGCAAACACAATTGGGTCCTGAAAACTAACCTCGCCGGAAATATGAGCACAAAATCGAAGGTCCCATCGGAATTGGAGGTCAGTCGCTTTGGAGGTTATACCGCCGGTGGGACTCGGTATTGAAGGACAATCGGCGGTGGGAGAAGAGTTTGCAGCCCAATCAACGGTGGAGAGCGGTGGGAGTCGCCACAGAAATTGCAGACCACCAGTGTGAAAGAAAGGAGAGGAAATGTTCGTCTGGGGAAGACGAACTGGAACATAAAGGGCTACACTAATAGCGGCGACATGGGGCTATTTGCGGCGACAAAATGGAGGGAATCATACGCGCACTTTTTGGCGATTACCAACAGTTGGATTGGGTAGGAATTGTAGGGCCAGATTTCATCTAAGGGCGAGTCAACGGATCGACACTTTTAGCGGTGACGTGTCGCCGCTAAAAGGGTCGTCTCTAATGCCTTATCACAAGAACAAACCCTATCCGTTGGATTATTTGCTAAACCAAGGGTCACGATTGAAAGTAGCGTATCTCCGACGGATCACCGGTGGTTATCTTTAGCGACGTCGGTAATAGCGACGACAATGAGGTTTTAGCGGCGACATCAAGTGCGTCTACTTTGGTGTCGCCGCTATAGTTTATGTCGTCCCAAAAAGCGTCGTCCCTAATACTCCGATTTCTTGTTGTGAAGGTAAACGCTATCTTGTTAATCACTCAACTTGTGAATCGATTAAATCTCTTATGAATATATGATCTAAATTAAATCCTCAGATAAAACAAGTGAACAATGAACTTAAAATTGCAAAACACTGTCATGAAGATTGATAAATATTAAATAGATAGACACTAAAACATACATATATCTTATAACATGAAGattgataaatattaaataaatagaaaaacatGAACATGAGAAACAATCTTGTGCACAATCGTTCGGTAGGTAAAAAGTACaaccttttttttgttttttcttctaAAAACATGTTACTATTATCTTATACTCTTTGTCTGCAACAAACCATACAGATGATCGATGTGAACATTTAATGCTTGTCTACATAATAGCTTTGATCTAGAAACTTATCACAACTTTAACTTACAATAAATTTTCACAACCTTGACTTACAAGAAGCTGATCATCAGCCGCCTTGTTATCATATGTACATGTTGTTCTTCATCCGCTAGTCACGCTCCTCAAGAATGTATGGTTTGTATCTTCGGATCTTGAATACATAATATGTGATAGCCTTGACTCACAAGATGTTGTCGTATATATTATATGGGCAAACTAATCTAACTTCTATACAAACACTACGAAATTTTAAACAAATTTCTAAATTTGGATGCACAAAATCTGATATTGACATATATTTTTTTCTGACTTAAAGATTACCGTTTTACACTAGTACATGTTATTATGACGTGTCATGATCAAATCGCTAAATAAATTTTGAAACTAACGTGCTCCTCCTACTTAGCTTGATTATGTCAAAAGAAATAAAGTAATGACCAATAAAAGATAATTCACTCTCGCTGGATATCTTTTTGCATTTTTCGATTTTTcgaatgtttttggacttatttatatttttaaacttCATTTATTGAAATATGCAAGTTCAAGATAACTATAGATACAAAGAAACATGTAGTTTATGTAGGTCCCgtataagtaactaagattgtagAAAGGGGGATTGAATACAAGGTAGTAGATGCAACTGCTAAGAAACGTCCACCCCAAGTCCTATATACCATATTTATCTCATTTGCCCTAGAAGAACAACTTGGCACTGCAACATACATGAACGTTAATGGTATGTCTTTTAGGTCACATGTTGTTGCTTCTACCATAGTTAAAAAAGAACCTTTAGAAGATGACCCCAATATCACAACTTCATTGAGATGATGCATTAGGCATCTATACTTCCTTCCATCATGTTCCATGATCCTGTCACTTACACATAAACCCTTACCCACACAACATCGACAAGTTGTTAATGAGACAAGTCCAACAAAATCACCAACCCATGCTATCACTAAAAAGCCTAGACCTAGAATCTTTTAGTCATACACCTACCAAACCCCTTTTAGCACTCACTATTCCCAACTTACCTCATTTACAACACATATCCAAACCATACTTCAACCCACCTCGTCTAAAGCAAATATGTCTCATTTTCAGaacaaaaaatttcatatttaattaaggtaaaacttcACATTTATAGAATCTAAGTTAAGAAAACCATTTGTTCCAAAACccatttgtttaaaaatcagagtaatataataaATGCGTAGTCGTCATTGCCGTTGATGAATGTGTATTGTCACACATTCGTTTTCCCACGATCATCACtgatacctgaaaaacatttaatctaCAATTGTAATCTAATGTTTAATGAattccctcaaaataccacacatcaCAATACTAATAAATGGAACAAAATCTTTTGATATGCCTTGAGGAGAGTACTCCTTGGAACAAAATGTTGCCTGACAAAGTTAATAAATTTATATGGAGAGCTATTCTTCTAAGACTCCCTACTCGTAGTAATCTTGAGAAAATTGGGGTATCTATTGGCTCGCATTCATGTCCCATTTGCAACATTTTGTTAGAGACAGAGTCCCATCTCTTTCTAAATTATTTAGTCGTTAGGGAGGTGTGTGCTACCAACAACAATTGGTGGAATCAGGTTCCGGTGGATAGCAACTCTCTCTATGACCTCTTCAGTTGTGTGTCCAGTTCTGGTACCTTTGGGTGTGTAAGAAAGGTTGTTTCGGTTGTACTTTCTGCTTTTGCTCGGATTATCTGGACTTACAGGTGTGATAAAATATTTAATGACAAGGTTAAGAGTTGTAGTATGTTGTCTAGCAAGGTAAAGATGTTGGCCATCGAATGGATTAAATACTGATCTAGAAACGGTTATATCTTTAACTGGGTCGATTGGTGTCTTAACCAATCACAACAATGTATCAAACTCAAGTAATTCTAGTTTCTTGCTAACTTGTTTTCTATAAAATTATtgctgttaaaaaaaataaaaataaatggtaGTACTTTTTAAAAATACTGTACAAAACTCCACTAGATTATTTAATGTAGCTAGATTATTTAAGTACTAAAGTATTAACTTCTACATGACTACATCATCTTGAATACAATTTGACAAAATGGATTGAGTTGATTTCATTTTCCACAGTTTCCCCATATGCCATATGTTTCTTGAGGGAGTCATCCTTCGACAAAACGACTACACTAATTGGGAATATTTCTTATTAAATTCACCCAAAGATGTAGACCATGTCGCTCGATCGagaataataattttaaattaattacaaaaaatcatataaatcataaatcataactaatattttagtatttattaTCATCCGGAAGTCTAATCATGAATAACGACTTTAATTGCGCAGTATATTACTATATATCATTACTATATAGAAAAAAGCCTCTAATATATGTAGGGACCTCATAAAAAATGTGTCTTTCATCATAAATTAGCATCTATCTTGAGAAATGTAATAATTAATGTAGCACCTAATTAAGGTAATATAAGTTTGTGCCCTAACAATTAGATACCTAAAATAGTAAAACGAAATAGTTCAGATCCTCCAAAAGTATACAAGTTGGATACTATTTCACGGGTTGTTATCAAAATTGGTTGCTATAAAAGctctttatatttaaaaaaaaaaaaaaaaaaaaaaaaaaaaaaaaaaaacttatttttaaaTCGACGTAAATGTTAATTTAGctcaaatttatataaaaaagaaGATagtgtaatatttttattaaattgtgaaatataaaacgtTTTATTTTTTCCTGAGAACAAGACGAATTACTTTTCCCGGTCGATCTCAAAAGATTTGCATCCAATATTTAAAGAAAAACTGAATCCTAATTATACTGTCTCTTGtgaaaattaaaaactatttattCCTAGATTTATATATAAGGTCATTATCATTAAATATAGTACTAAATGTCATTGTATACAACTCATCAATCACTCAACCAAATTGCTGGATATGAATTTTAATGTTACCGGGACAAAGAACATGATATTCAAGTCAGATTTAATTTggaatctcaaaaaaaaaaaaaagattacttTATAAACCAGAAAAATACATTCAAATTCACTTAAGAATAAAATCCATGAACAATTCTTAAAAGAAAGAGCAAAGAGATGACAAACAACATTTACATTTATTTTGGAATAAATTTTGAAATGCAATTCTCATCTCTTGCAGTGGAGATCACTACATTCACACCAAACACCCAAAATCAACCTAACAATTCACAAGTTTTTTCGATCTCAATTTTTTTATTTGTACATTGTGCTTCACCACATGCACTTAATTAATGCATTAATGACTGAAATTGCATGAGACCAAGAGAAAGCACTCAATCCCTTCATAGCTGTTGCTTGTTATTTGTAGTACCTTTAACCAGATCTGCGGCCCACAATCGACAAGAAAGCTTTCTTCACGATCAAAACAGTATACGCACTAGGACAACCATTACTATCCCTTCTCTTGTTGCTATCTATCCCAAAACACTTCACTGCATCAGGAGATCCACCACCGTACATCTGTCCATCATCAAATGAAGAGCCATAGCTCGTGAAACGGCGTCGCCTTGTCCCGTACCCTTTGGAGGAAGGAACAGTGCTACTCATTGATGAGGACCATGAAGACGATGATAAAGAAGAAGGTGAAGATGATGCCACCTGCCCTTTCTTGATGAGTTTGATGTTCAGCAAGATATTGTAGAGGAGCTTGGATCTTTGGTAATATCTTCTCTTTGTGGATTTGTTGTGATCATGGTCAGGGTTGGAGTTGTAGTAGGAAGGAGGAGGGGTGAGTGGAGGGATTGAATTATCAGAGAATTTGTGTTTAGGGGTACCAGGTTGAATTTCCCAAGTAAAAGGGATTGCTCCGGAAACATTTCCATAGTAGACTCTGAAAGAAGGGTTTGCAACTGAGCTCTCCTTGGATAGAAGCCTTGTGAAGAATTTGTCATCTTGTTTAATCTTCAGGGACTTTTGTGAAAATTCAGGGCTACTGCTGCTTAGCATCTTTCGgtttcaagaagaagaagatgtgagagagagagagagagggaggaagACAAAAAGAGTTTTTATGTGTTGCAAGTGTGGAGTTTGAAGCACACATGCATTTGAAGTCTTGTTATAATGAATAatgaggaatatatatatatatatatatatatatatatatatatatatatatatatatatatatatatatatatatatatatatatatatatatatatatatattcgctTATATTTATTGATGTTTTTGTTCAAATAAAATTTTGACGTTTTAGTCGAATACATTtactaatgttttttttttcatgttttgttccaataattttttttgagGTTTTATTCGAatacattttttaattttttttttcacttttgtttttttatagggaaattgagtaatctaactattttttttattgtattttataaaaaaaataaccacttgttttttttaaataaccacTTAGTCAACAATGTATACATTCCGGGCCGTATTATTAAACGTCTCAAATCTGACTCGATATTGTGATCCTCCAGTCCAAGACATCCATTTTGTATTATGTATTGGACTTCTCCGTTTTAGGCTACTCCAActtcaaaaaatatattttatcgaTGAAGAGTTCCAACATTTATGGATATATGACAATTGTTTGtataattatatgtgattatatgttcaaaaTAAAATTGAAGTGTCTTGTATGATTATATATGATTATTTGGAAATAATTCGTTTTGTTTCGATTTCGGTGGTTGACTATGACTAATttgaattaattatatataattataaagaATCGAAACATAACGAATTATTTTCAATCCGTACTACTGCAAAAAAAAtccaattaatcaaaattaaccTCAGAAACCCAATAAAAACGAATTATTTCCAATTAatcacatataatcatacaaaaaaTACTTCAACTTTATTttgaacatataatcatacaaaaaaTTGACACATACCCACAAATGTTGAAGTTTTTTACCGTTACAAAACACTTTTCGAACTTAGAGTAGCTCGGAACAGAGAAATCCAAATATAGTACCAAATGGGGGCTTTTAATAGGGGGCACAAATAGGGTTAGATCTAACCCGTTTAATAACATGACCTGAAATGCATGAATTCCGGACTAAgtggttatttaaaaaaaaattaaaagtggttattttaaaaaaagttacaatacaaatatggttagattactcaatttccattaaaaatatatattaaaatgcattcgaacaaatcatcaaaaaaatttgttaaaacaaaacataaaaaaagcATTAATACATGTATTCGAATAATGCGTCAAAAAATATAAGAaatttatttgaataaaaatgtcaaaaaatataagcgaaaaaaaattaaaaaaatgaaacattatattcaaaaaaatgtcaaaaaattaattcataaaaaataaaaataaataaaatatagagATTATAAATAATAgacaaaattatataaatggtccatatggctTGAACAAATTACATAAACGGTCCCTATGACTGGAAAAGTAAATATGTCATTTCACAAAGGACTTAACTGGAAAATTTAACACGCCAAAAGGACCTTCTTTGCAACGTTTTGAAACCACAAGGAACATCTATGCAAACAATTCGTTAAGTAATATATTCAAATATTCATATAAATATAAGTGTATTCATATGCGAATCAACCATCTCCCCTCCATCACCAAccaccgccgccaccaccactgACCACTACCACTAACttttccaccaccaccacctctgcAACAAAACCACTGCCACCTCCGCCACCATCCACCGCcgccatattcatatatgaataaccacTTTcgatatacttattcatatattaatatacgtatttatatatgaatatgacaTGCTATGTCGGCCAAGTCGTTGGAGCGTTTAAGCGGTATATTAGAAATGAGTGGCCAAATTTATTCTTTCATTCTTAATTGTTTTTTACTCATTTGACccctcatacacacacacacatgggcAAATCTACATTAGATCCCGAGTATCGTAGGATGCCCCTCAAAACAATTTTAGTAGTataaatattttctataaaattgcGTTTATGTTGCGGTtcttaatataaatatatttagcgaaataataacaaaagttGTAATTAGTTCAGGTGGTTATGGTGATAGGGCGTTTTTCTCGAGGTTGCAAGTTCGAATCTTATTTCTaacatttcttttcttttatttccgCATCTATATAAAAGTTTTTTATATAGCATTATACggattttaaaaatattatattatgatGTTGTGAAAATTAAACACAAGTACCGAGTTGTCTAAGTGGTAAAGCACTGAGCTTTTAACTTGGATGTCCCTATTTTGAATCTCAGCCTTTGATACgagtgtattttattttgtttatcaGTTTCTATTCTATATACCTTCAATGTTTTTCTTATAATTCTAAAATTGTCCCACAACTACATAACATGAAACATAGCTCCTATACCTA includes these proteins:
- the LOC111890743 gene encoding uncharacterized protein LOC111890743; this translates as MLSSSSPEFSQKSLKIKQDDKFFTRLLSKESSVANPSFRVYYGNVSGAIPFTWEIQPGTPKHKFSDNSIPPLTPPPSYYNSNPDHDHNKSTKRRYYQRSKLLYNILLNIKLIKKGQVASSSPSSLSSSSWSSSMSSTVPSSKGYGTRRRRFTSYGSSFDDGQMYGGGSPDAVKCFGIDSNKRRDSNGCPSAYTVLIVKKAFLSIVGRRSG